A single Numenius arquata chromosome 1, bNumArq3.hap1.1, whole genome shotgun sequence DNA region contains:
- the LOC141467717 gene encoding claudin-8-like, with the protein MACCVLQITGLIFGGVGMVGTLAATVMPQWRVSAHIDSNIVVFESTWEGLWMDCISQLGIRLQCKFYDSVLALPQALEAFRALMCIAVILSIISFLLAIVGVKYTHRTKEDPQGISVFILAAGVAFLLTGILVLIPVSWTAGNIIHDFYDLKVPTPLKRELGAALYVGWVSAALLIAAGAMYCGFWCWAGASSKSRYPSLSCHRLHKPDSAGGPSPSVHAYV; encoded by the coding sequence ATGGCTTGCTGTGTATTACAAATCACTGGTCTAATATTTGGAGGTGTCGGCATGGTCGGGACTTTGGCAGCCACAGTTATGCCGCAGTGGAGAGTTTCTGCCCACATTGATAGCAACATCGTGGTGTTTGAGAGTACCTGGGAAGGACTGTGGATGGACTGCATCAGTCAGCTGGGCATCAGGCTGCAGTGCAAATTCTACGACTCTGTCCTGGCTCTCCCACAGGCCTTGGAGGCATTCAGAGCACTCATGTGCATTGCAGTGATCTTGTCaatcatttcctttttattggcCATTGTTGGTGTGAAGTACACTCACAGGACCAAGGAGGATCCGCAGGGCATCAGTGTCTTCATACTGGCAGCTGGAGTTGCCTTTCTTCTGACCGGCATCCTTGTTCTAATCCCTGTGTCCTGGACTGCAGGTAACATCATTCACGACTTCTATGATCTGAAAGTCCCCACACCGCTGAAACGAGAACTAGGAGCTGCTCTCTATGTGGGCTGGGTGAGCGCTGCACTTCTCATCGCTGCAGGAGCAATGTACTGTGGCTTCTGGTGCTGGGCTGGTGCATCCTCAAAATCCAGGTATCCATCGCTTTCCTGTCACAGATTGCACAAACCTGACTCAGCAGGAGGGCCGTCCCCAAGCGTGCATGCTTATGTGTAG